In one Chitinophaga sancti genomic region, the following are encoded:
- a CDS encoding DUF1634 domain-containing protein: MKQLFSKGFWQERDVEMFIGQQLRWGVITASVIAFVGGIIYLANHGGDVPAYHVFNGAPEYVRHLPGIFHGAARFDGMAIIQLGVVVLLATPITRIAFSVVAFAMEKDRLYVVITLLVLSIIIFSIFSGLGG, encoded by the coding sequence ATGAAACAGTTATTTTCTAAAGGATTCTGGCAGGAAAGAGATGTGGAGATGTTTATCGGCCAACAGCTTCGTTGGGGTGTGATCACTGCAAGTGTTATTGCTTTTGTGGGTGGTATTATCTATTTAGCGAATCATGGTGGTGATGTACCGGCGTATCATGTATTCAATGGTGCGCCTGAATATGTAAGGCATTTACCTGGCATCTTTCATGGTGCAGCGCGATTTGATGGCATGGCGATTATACAGTTGGGAGTAGTGGTATTACTGGCTACGCCGATTACGCGTATTGCATTTTCGGTTGTTGCTTTTGCGATGGAAAAAGACAGGTTGTATGTGGTAATTACCTTGCTGGTATTGAGTATAATTATCTTCAGTATATTCAGCGGACTGGGAGGTTGA
- a CDS encoding ABC transporter ATP-binding protein yields MCRSITLNAAPATMSYNLNKLAAGQETKTGKALRNFLPYLRPDRSTLFGALFAILISTSMNLCIPFLIGHTIDVYVTHKDYHGVLLFSGILFGIFLVSLTASYFQTSLMGTVGQNILYRLRNDVFSRLQKLPIAFFNQNKAGDLISRINNDTDKLNQFFAQSLVQFIGGFASMIGAAIFLLSIHFTLGIAAIAPAILLLIITRITGPIVKRKNAENLKSTGGMSAEIQESLNNFKVIIAFNRRDYFRKRFDIANNEQYRTAVTAGLVNNFFMPIFSLCANLAQLAVLAYGIYLISQHEFSIGLLISYLSYCSYFYNPMRQFAILYTNFQVAMAGWDRISHILNMESDLHVIPAATKETQAPLLAFNDVNFHYPDGKDILHHISFEMEKGKTYALVGPTGGGKTTTASLIARLYDPTGGEVLLDGRDIRSFTDEERTQKIGFILQEPFLFSGNIYENIIYGNKKYQHYSVDQLQEVIRTTGLDTLLTRFDGGLETPVLSSGDSLSLGQKQLIAFMRAVLREPELLVLDEATANIDTVTEQLLEEILHKLPSHTTRVIIAHRLNTIENADEIFFINAGEIVRAGSFSHAMNMLLHHERNS; encoded by the coding sequence ATGTGCAGATCTATAACTCTCAACGCAGCACCAGCAACTATGAGCTACAACCTGAATAAACTGGCTGCCGGCCAGGAAACAAAAACCGGTAAAGCGCTCAGAAACTTTTTACCTTATCTGCGGCCAGACCGGAGTACACTTTTCGGAGCACTCTTTGCTATCCTGATCAGTACCTCCATGAACCTGTGCATCCCATTCTTAATAGGGCATACGATCGATGTATACGTTACACACAAAGACTATCATGGTGTCCTGTTATTTTCAGGCATCCTCTTCGGTATATTCCTTGTTTCCCTCACTGCCAGCTACTTTCAGACCAGCCTGATGGGAACTGTGGGGCAAAATATCCTGTATCGTTTACGCAACGACGTATTTAGCCGCCTACAAAAATTGCCCATTGCTTTCTTTAACCAAAACAAAGCCGGCGATCTTATATCCCGTATTAATAATGATACTGATAAACTGAATCAGTTCTTTGCCCAATCCCTTGTTCAGTTCATTGGCGGTTTTGCCTCCATGATCGGTGCTGCCATCTTCCTGCTCAGCATCCATTTCACACTGGGTATAGCTGCGATTGCACCAGCAATATTATTATTGATCATCACCCGGATCACTGGTCCGATCGTAAAAAGAAAGAACGCAGAAAACCTGAAGAGCACCGGTGGCATGAGTGCAGAGATCCAGGAAAGCCTGAACAATTTTAAAGTGATTATCGCTTTCAACCGCAGGGATTATTTTCGCAAGCGCTTCGATATCGCTAATAATGAACAATATAGAACCGCTGTGACAGCAGGTTTGGTAAACAACTTTTTTATGCCAATCTTCAGCCTCTGTGCCAACCTCGCACAATTGGCTGTATTAGCATATGGTATTTACCTCATCTCTCAGCATGAGTTCAGCATCGGTCTGCTTATCAGTTACCTCTCTTACTGCAGTTATTTTTATAACCCCATGCGCCAGTTCGCTATCCTGTATACCAATTTCCAGGTGGCTATGGCTGGCTGGGATAGGATCTCACACATCCTTAATATGGAATCAGACCTGCATGTAATACCTGCAGCAACAAAAGAAACGCAGGCACCATTACTCGCATTCAATGATGTAAACTTCCACTATCCCGACGGAAAAGACATCCTGCACCACATCAGTTTCGAAATGGAGAAAGGGAAGACCTACGCACTGGTAGGGCCTACAGGCGGAGGGAAAACCACCACCGCCTCACTCATCGCCAGGTTATATGATCCGACAGGAGGAGAGGTCTTACTGGACGGCAGGGATATCCGCAGTTTTACAGATGAAGAACGTACACAGAAAATAGGATTCATTCTGCAGGAGCCCTTTTTGTTCAGTGGCAATATCTACGAGAATATCATCTATGGGAATAAAAAGTACCAGCACTATTCAGTAGACCAATTGCAGGAAGTGATCCGTACTACCGGATTAGATACCTTACTTACCCGTTTTGACGGAGGTCTGGAAACACCTGTGCTGAGTAGCGGTGATAGCTTAAGCCTTGGACAGAAACAGCTGATCGCTTTTATGAGAGCAGTATTGAGAGAACCTGAATTATTAGTGCTGGACGAGGCAACTGCCAATATCGATACCGTAACAGAACAATTACTGGAAGAGATCTTACATAAATTACCGTCTCATACTACACGCGTCATCATCGCACACCGTTTGAATACGATTGAAAATGCAGATGAGATCTTCTTTATCAATGCAGGAGAAATTGTGCGGGCGGGGTCTTTCAGTCATGCCATGAACATGCTGCTGCACCACGAAAGGAATAGTTAA
- a CDS encoding ABC transporter ATP-binding protein, with translation MRKKTSPPADKAPALPGITSILKPYKGMVALLIFLALLSNGLNLVLPRLISRGIDAYTGGHLDTSKLIIEFVVATVLIFVFTYLQSVIQTYTSEKVAREQRTKLADKISRQQYAAIQAANPSKLLTNLTTDIDTVKLFVSQGIVSVSSSLFIIIGASTLLLVMNWKLGLCVITIIPVIGLAFYLVLNKVRTIFKMSREVIDRLNKIINESVMGAALIRVLNAQQYEYDRFISPNGESKTLGMSVVRLFAGLVPVISFMANMSLLSILLLGGHFVITGTMSLGELAAYNSYVSILIFPIVVIGFMSGLIAQSAASYARIAEVLYAPDSVDTGTVRRTLDGDVAMENIHLTLAGKPVLKDISFSVKAGTRTAIIGPTAAGKTQLLNVLIGLLNPDKGKVTYDSTDLNEYDKEHLLQQIGLVFQDSILFNMSLKENIAFNETVSDDLMEKAISTAELKDFISTLPEGMETIVSERGTSLSGGQKQRLMLARALAINPGILLLDDFTARVDTSTEQRILQNVQQNYPDLTLISVTQKIASAVHFDQIILLMEGEVIAIGTHDELMQSCPEYVQIYNSQRSTSNYELQPE, from the coding sequence ATGAGGAAAAAAACAAGCCCCCCTGCTGATAAAGCACCGGCACTTCCTGGTATCACCTCCATCCTGAAGCCCTACAAAGGAATGGTCGCCCTGCTGATCTTCCTGGCCCTGCTCAGTAATGGCCTGAACCTGGTACTGCCCAGGCTCATCTCCAGAGGTATCGATGCCTACACCGGTGGACATCTCGATACGTCGAAACTAATCATCGAATTCGTTGTCGCTACCGTATTGATCTTTGTCTTCACCTACCTCCAGAGCGTTATCCAAACCTACACCTCTGAGAAAGTAGCCCGTGAACAACGTACCAAACTGGCCGACAAAATATCCCGCCAGCAATACGCCGCCATCCAGGCCGCCAACCCTTCCAAACTGCTTACCAACCTGACCACCGATATTGACACAGTAAAACTATTCGTGTCGCAAGGAATTGTGTCCGTGTCTTCTTCCCTTTTTATCATCATCGGCGCCAGCACCCTGCTGCTCGTCATGAACTGGAAACTGGGCCTCTGCGTCATCACCATCATACCTGTCATTGGCCTCGCCTTTTACCTGGTATTAAATAAGGTGCGCACCATCTTCAAAATGAGCAGGGAAGTCATAGACCGCCTCAATAAAATCATCAACGAAAGTGTGATGGGCGCTGCCCTCATCCGTGTGCTCAATGCCCAGCAATACGAATATGACCGTTTTATTTCGCCCAACGGTGAATCTAAAACGCTAGGCATGTCCGTAGTGCGCCTCTTCGCCGGCCTCGTGCCTGTTATTTCCTTCATGGCCAATATGTCACTGCTGTCCATCCTGCTCCTGGGCGGACATTTCGTCATCACCGGCACCATGTCCTTAGGTGAACTGGCGGCCTATAACAGCTATGTCTCCATCCTCATTTTCCCGATCGTCGTCATCGGTTTTATGAGTGGCCTCATCGCACAGTCAGCCGCCTCCTACGCCCGTATTGCCGAAGTGCTCTATGCTCCTGATTCAGTAGACACCGGCACGGTTCGACGTACATTGGATGGTGACGTGGCCATGGAAAATATCCACCTGACCCTCGCCGGCAAACCCGTATTGAAAGATATTTCCTTCAGTGTAAAAGCAGGTACCCGCACGGCCATCATTGGTCCTACAGCCGCCGGTAAAACCCAGTTGCTCAACGTGCTTATAGGTCTCCTGAACCCGGACAAAGGAAAGGTCACCTACGATAGCACAGACCTGAACGAATACGATAAAGAACATCTATTACAACAAATAGGACTTGTATTCCAGGATAGTATCCTGTTCAATATGAGTTTAAAGGAGAACATCGCGTTCAATGAAACGGTGAGCGATGACCTGATGGAGAAAGCCATCTCTACCGCAGAACTCAAAGACTTCATTAGCACCCTGCCCGAAGGCATGGAAACCATCGTTTCTGAACGTGGTACCAGCCTTTCAGGTGGTCAGAAACAACGACTGATGCTGGCCAGAGCTCTCGCCATCAATCCAGGTATTCTATTGCTGGATGACTTTACCGCGCGGGTAGATACCTCTACTGAACAGCGCATCCTGCAAAATGTACAGCAAAACTACCCGGACCTGACCCTGATCTCCGTGACACAAAAGATCGCCTCCGCTGTGCACTTTGATCAAATCATCCTGCTGATGGAAGGAGAGGTCATCGCCATAGGTACCCACGATGAACTGATGCAATCCTGTCCTGAATATGTGCAGATCTATAACTCTCAACGCAGCACCAGCAACTATGAGCTACAACCTGAATAA
- a CDS encoding SDR family NAD(P)-dependent oxidoreductase yields the protein MSKVWFVTGASKGFGRILVTQLLAQGNKVAATSRDAASLAEFSGNDFLPLTVSLTNEESVKAAIDKTISTFGKIDVVVNNAGYGQVGALEEVSDQDARENYNVNVFGLLNVIRQVMPHLREQHSGHIINIASVGGMLGGFPGWAIYCSTKFAVVGLTEGLREEIKEFGVKATVVLPGYFRTSFLGADLSVTESKYQSVKDSIQWHAALDGKQPGDPEKGVAAIIEMTKSENPPLNFLIGKDAIELVPEKLKSIEAEIEEWRAVSANTIF from the coding sequence ATGAGTAAAGTATGGTTTGTAACCGGTGCCTCCAAAGGTTTTGGTCGCATCCTGGTAACACAGTTATTAGCACAGGGCAATAAAGTAGCCGCCACCTCCCGCGATGCCGCTTCCCTGGCCGAATTTTCAGGAAATGATTTCCTGCCTTTAACCGTCTCACTGACAAACGAAGAAAGCGTAAAAGCTGCCATCGACAAAACCATCAGTACATTCGGAAAAATTGACGTCGTGGTAAATAACGCCGGCTACGGACAGGTAGGCGCTTTGGAAGAAGTCAGTGACCAGGACGCGCGAGAAAATTATAACGTAAATGTATTTGGATTACTAAATGTAATCAGGCAGGTGATGCCACATTTACGTGAACAACACTCCGGGCATATCATTAACATCGCCTCTGTAGGCGGTATGCTTGGCGGCTTCCCGGGTTGGGCCATCTATTGTTCTACTAAGTTTGCCGTAGTGGGCCTGACAGAAGGTCTCCGTGAAGAGATCAAAGAATTTGGCGTGAAAGCCACTGTTGTATTACCTGGTTATTTCAGAACTTCTTTCTTAGGAGCAGACCTCAGTGTAACTGAGAGTAAATACCAGTCAGTAAAAGACAGCATTCAATGGCATGCCGCCCTGGATGGTAAACAACCAGGAGATCCTGAAAAAGGCGTAGCGGCGATTATTGAAATGACAAAGAGTGAAAACCCTCCATTGAATTTCCTGATCGGTAAAGATGCCATTGAGCTGGTACCAGAGAAATTGAAGTCAATCGAAGCTGAGATTGAAGAATGGAGAGCAGTCTCCGCAAATACGATCTTCTAG
- a CDS encoding oxidoreductase: protein MDNKKTWFITGASKGLGLTLVKHLLAAGYAVAATSRNAAALTEAVGSDNKNFLPLQADLANDQSVAQAIQSTVDKFGRIDVAVNNAGYGTGGSIEELSDAETRASFDINVFGTLNVIRHVLPFMRKQRSGHIINISSIAGISANTGWSIYAAAKYAVTGLTDVLAQDVKEFGIHVTLIAPGAFRTSFLTADSLVITDNPIADYTAIRASHAKYATMDGTQQGDPEKAAAAMIELVNMPEPPLYLLLGSDAYSRGLNKLEQLNAAFKATESLTKSTDY from the coding sequence ATGGACAACAAAAAGACCTGGTTTATAACAGGAGCTTCCAAAGGCCTGGGCCTCACACTGGTAAAGCATTTGCTTGCCGCCGGCTATGCCGTGGCAGCTACCTCCCGCAATGCTGCGGCATTAACCGAAGCTGTGGGCAGTGATAACAAAAACTTCCTCCCATTACAGGCCGACCTCGCTAATGATCAAAGCGTAGCGCAGGCTATTCAATCTACCGTAGACAAGTTTGGGCGCATTGATGTTGCTGTTAATAATGCCGGCTACGGCACCGGCGGAAGCATAGAAGAACTTTCTGATGCGGAAACCCGTGCCAGCTTTGATATCAATGTATTTGGTACGCTAAACGTTATCAGGCATGTATTGCCGTTTATGCGTAAGCAAAGAAGCGGGCATATCATCAATATCTCTTCCATTGCAGGCATATCCGCTAATACAGGCTGGTCAATATATGCTGCTGCAAAATATGCTGTCACTGGTCTCACAGATGTTTTGGCGCAGGATGTAAAGGAATTTGGTATCCATGTTACATTAATCGCCCCCGGCGCGTTCCGGACCAGTTTCCTCACGGCAGATTCATTGGTGATAACAGATAACCCTATTGCTGATTACACTGCCATCAGGGCATCGCATGCTAAGTATGCAACCATGGACGGAACGCAGCAGGGTGATCCGGAAAAAGCAGCTGCGGCTATGATTGAACTTGTCAACATGCCGGAGCCACCATTGTATCTCCTATTAGGTAGCGATGCTTACAGTCGTGGCCTGAATAAACTGGAACAACTGAATGCCGCTTTCAAAGCCACCGAATCTTTAACAAAGTCAACAGATTATTGA
- a CDS encoding AraC family transcriptional regulator, with product MTNRESLEDFYQHKFNWLPDNLKQDIGHFNVFRIEDTLAPGATPIHYARRDFYKISLIRGRTVYHYADKSIEADGTALMFFNPNVPYTYESLKDDRSGYFCIFKESFFTESLRTNINELPMFATGSKPAYMLNKTQDKYVSAIFKKMLEEINSDYKFKYDLLRNYVTEMIHYALKMQPSEMLYQHTDANARITAIFTELLERQFPIETPHQRFTMRSARDFADKLAVHVNHLNRAIRETTGKTTTDHIAERLLGEAKALLKHTNWNISEISYSLGFEEPAHFNNFFKKRTSSTPSSYRVV from the coding sequence ATGACAAACAGGGAATCTCTCGAAGACTTCTACCAGCATAAATTCAATTGGCTGCCTGATAACCTGAAACAGGATATCGGGCATTTTAACGTATTCAGAATAGAAGACACACTCGCCCCGGGCGCTACACCCATCCATTACGCTCGCAGAGATTTCTATAAGATCAGCCTGATCAGAGGTCGTACCGTGTATCACTACGCTGACAAAAGTATCGAAGCAGACGGAACCGCCCTCATGTTCTTCAACCCCAACGTGCCTTACACCTACGAATCTTTAAAAGATGACAGGTCTGGCTATTTCTGCATTTTCAAAGAATCCTTCTTTACCGAATCATTGAGAACCAATATCAATGAACTGCCCATGTTTGCCACCGGCAGTAAACCCGCCTACATGCTGAACAAAACGCAGGATAAATATGTAAGTGCGATCTTCAAAAAAATGCTGGAAGAAATCAATTCCGACTATAAATTCAAATACGACCTGCTGCGCAATTATGTAACAGAGATGATCCATTATGCACTGAAAATGCAACCCTCAGAAATGCTGTACCAGCATACAGATGCCAATGCCCGCATTACAGCGATCTTCACCGAACTCTTAGAAAGACAATTCCCCATTGAAACACCTCACCAGCGATTCACCATGCGTTCTGCGCGTGATTTTGCAGATAAACTGGCAGTACATGTGAACCATTTGAACAGGGCCATCAGGGAAACTACCGGAAAAACGACTACCGACCATATTGCAGAACGCCTGCTGGGTGAGGCAAAGGCTTTGCTAAAGCATACGAACTGGAATATTTCGGAGATCAGTTATAGCCTGGGATTCGAGGAACCTGCTCATTTTAATAATTTCTTTAAGAAGCGCACGAGTAGTACGCCTTCTTCTTATCGGGTAGTATAA
- a CDS encoding polynucleotide kinase-phosphatase has translation MTLNFPELSLVVLVGASGSGKSTFAKKWFRPSEIVSSDAIRLMLSNDENTQGISEDAFELLHLIIAKRLKRGLLTVVDATNVNSQYRKQLIALAREYHVLPVAVILNMSDRVCQDRNKARTDRDLAPRIIKSQMAALKSGIHKIREEGFRRHFEFRTPELIDSVTEIVREKLYNDLKHEEGPFDIIGDIHGCYDELCTLLTNLGHTVDKEAHRITATNGRKIVFLGDLVDRGPASPAVLKLVMQATSEKLALCVPGNHDIKLLKYLNGKNVQLQHGLERTVAQLEGADPVWIESLKVFLDGLVSHYVLAQGNLVVAHAGLREDMQGRGSGAVREFCLYGETTGETDEFGLPVRYNWAANYNGKAAVVYGHTPVVRPEWFNNTMDIDTGCVFGGSLTALRYPEKELVSVPALQEYATPGRPMRETMNELSLQQEHDNILDINDVIGKQLIETRLMKKISIREGNAASALEVMSRWAINPKWLIYLPPTMSPTATSSLPDYLEHPAEAFKYFKNEGVNKVVCEEKHMGSRAVVIVCKDSEVVRKRFGIREDSIGIIYTRTGRVFFDDETIEQAFLQKIADIITERGGWEVYNTDWFCLDCELMPWNLKAQALLRNQYGATGAAGRYAMQGAVASLEQAATNPAALPLLREYRERKVMIDQFARAYRQYCWDVNGLEDYQLAPFHMLATEGKTYFDQDHEWHMEALATFAGGEGNPVIATKYKVVDLDDEAAVLDATAWWLSMTEKGGEGMVVKPYHFITMNEKFFVQPAVKVRGREYLRIIYGPEYTLERNLTRLKERGLSTKRIMAQKEFALGVEALERFVGNSPLTKVHQCVFGVLAMESEAVDPRL, from the coding sequence ATGACATTAAATTTTCCGGAACTTTCCCTGGTGGTATTAGTCGGCGCATCAGGATCAGGGAAAAGTACCTTTGCAAAAAAATGGTTCAGACCATCAGAAATAGTCAGCAGCGATGCCATTCGGCTGATGCTGAGCAATGATGAAAATACGCAGGGCATTTCAGAAGACGCATTCGAACTCCTGCATCTCATCATTGCTAAAAGGCTGAAACGTGGCCTCCTTACAGTAGTAGATGCTACTAACGTAAACTCACAATACAGAAAGCAATTGATAGCGCTGGCAAGAGAATACCATGTACTACCTGTTGCAGTCATCCTGAATATGTCTGACAGGGTCTGTCAGGACAGAAATAAAGCCCGTACCGACAGAGACCTGGCTCCCCGGATCATCAAAAGCCAGATGGCTGCTTTAAAAAGTGGGATCCACAAGATCAGGGAAGAAGGATTCAGAAGGCATTTTGAATTCCGTACACCGGAGCTTATAGATAGTGTAACAGAAATAGTAAGAGAAAAACTCTACAATGATCTCAAACACGAAGAAGGGCCTTTCGACATCATTGGCGACATACATGGATGCTACGATGAATTGTGTACCCTGCTCACGAACCTGGGCCATACGGTAGACAAGGAAGCGCATCGCATTACAGCTACCAATGGCAGAAAGATCGTGTTCCTGGGTGACCTGGTCGATAGAGGGCCTGCTTCACCGGCGGTATTGAAACTGGTGATGCAGGCAACTTCAGAAAAGCTGGCCCTTTGTGTACCCGGTAATCATGACATCAAATTGCTCAAATACCTGAATGGTAAAAATGTGCAGTTGCAACATGGACTGGAACGTACCGTGGCACAGCTGGAAGGAGCAGACCCGGTATGGATAGAATCGCTGAAAGTATTCCTGGATGGACTTGTTAGCCACTATGTACTGGCTCAGGGAAACCTGGTTGTAGCACATGCGGGCCTCAGGGAAGACATGCAGGGCAGGGGATCTGGTGCTGTCAGAGAATTCTGTTTATACGGTGAGACCACCGGTGAAACCGATGAATTCGGATTGCCGGTACGGTACAACTGGGCCGCTAATTATAATGGTAAAGCTGCCGTAGTATATGGTCATACACCCGTCGTACGTCCTGAATGGTTTAACAATACGATGGATATAGATACAGGTTGTGTGTTTGGCGGTAGTCTCACTGCTTTGCGTTATCCTGAAAAGGAGCTGGTAAGCGTGCCTGCATTGCAGGAGTATGCTACACCGGGAAGACCTATGAGGGAGACGATGAATGAACTGAGTCTGCAACAGGAACATGATAATATACTGGATATAAATGATGTCATTGGCAAGCAGCTGATAGAGACGCGCCTGATGAAGAAGATCAGTATTCGTGAAGGGAATGCGGCATCTGCGCTGGAGGTGATGAGCCGATGGGCCATTAATCCTAAATGGCTGATATACCTGCCACCTACAATGTCTCCAACAGCTACGAGTTCATTACCTGATTACCTTGAGCATCCCGCGGAAGCATTTAAGTATTTCAAAAACGAAGGCGTGAATAAAGTCGTTTGCGAGGAAAAGCACATGGGCTCCCGTGCAGTCGTGATCGTATGTAAGGACAGTGAGGTAGTAAGGAAGCGCTTTGGCATCCGGGAAGATAGTATTGGAATTATTTATACCCGTACCGGCCGTGTATTCTTTGATGATGAAACGATAGAACAGGCTTTCCTGCAAAAGATCGCAGATATAATTACAGAACGTGGCGGTTGGGAGGTGTATAATACAGACTGGTTCTGCCTGGATTGTGAGCTGATGCCCTGGAACCTGAAGGCACAGGCATTGCTCCGCAATCAATATGGTGCCACGGGTGCAGCAGGCAGGTATGCCATGCAGGGGGCTGTGGCAAGCCTGGAACAGGCAGCAACAAATCCGGCAGCACTGCCTTTGCTGAGAGAGTATAGAGAGAGGAAGGTGATGATCGACCAGTTTGCAAGGGCTTACAGGCAGTATTGCTGGGATGTAAATGGACTGGAAGATTATCAGCTGGCACCTTTTCACATGTTAGCTACGGAGGGCAAGACGTATTTTGATCAGGATCATGAATGGCATATGGAAGCTTTAGCGACATTTGCTGGTGGAGAAGGAAACCCTGTTATTGCAACAAAATATAAGGTAGTAGACCTGGACGATGAGGCGGCTGTGCTGGATGCAACCGCATGGTGGTTGTCAATGACAGAGAAAGGGGGAGAAGGGATGGTGGTAAAACCATACCACTTCATCACCATGAATGAAAAGTTCTTTGTGCAGCCTGCAGTGAAAGTGAGAGGCAGGGAGTACCTGCGTATCATTTATGGACCTGAGTATACACTGGAGAGGAACCTGACCCGATTGAAAGAAAGAGGGCTGAGTACAAAGCGGATCATGGCGCAGAAAGAGTTTGCGCTGGGAGTGGAGGCCCTGGAAAGGTTTGTGGGGAACTCGCCTTTGACGAAGGTGCATCAATGTGTGTTCGGGGTGCTGGCGATGGAAAGCGAAGCGGTGGATCCCAGGTTATAA
- a CDS encoding 3' terminal RNA ribose 2'-O-methyltransferase Hen1, with protein sequence MLLTITNSRYPATDLSFLLHKHPAKVQSVEVMNGKAHVFYPAVSDEKCTCAILLDMDPVGLVRNSDGNSFALDQYVNDRPYVASSFMSSAISKGFSSALNGNCKEKPELVGIPLQLEVQLSVLSIRGGEELLQELFQPLGYEIIATQHPLDPHFPEWGNSRYFTVTLKHSITLQTLLSHLYVLIPVMDNEKHYWVNEEEITKLMNKGKGWLEGHPARETIVHRYLRYQRKLSNEALSAMTVLGDSPVTEKVEKPKLHDLRLQAVADEIARLQVSSVIDLGCGEGRLIKVLLENKQLQRITGMDVSAYSLEVAARRLKLDKMIDSQRKRINLIQGSLTYKDRRLQGYDVAALVEVIEHLDEDRLLVLEKNVFNEIQPDTVVLTTPNKEWNITFTEDENKMRHSDHRFEWTRAEFSAWCEHIRDVYKYAYEIKPLGEEMEAVGAPSQMAVFSKQ encoded by the coding sequence ATGTTATTAACTATTACCAACTCACGATACCCCGCCACAGACTTGAGTTTCTTGCTGCACAAGCACCCCGCTAAAGTACAATCTGTAGAGGTGATGAACGGTAAAGCCCACGTCTTTTACCCGGCGGTAAGCGATGAGAAATGTACCTGCGCAATATTGCTGGATATGGATCCGGTTGGACTAGTCAGGAACAGTGATGGCAACTCCTTTGCACTGGACCAATATGTAAACGATCGCCCTTACGTCGCCTCCTCATTTATGAGCAGTGCTATTTCGAAGGGCTTTAGCTCCGCATTGAATGGTAATTGTAAAGAAAAGCCGGAACTGGTGGGCATTCCGCTTCAACTGGAAGTACAACTCTCTGTGCTCTCCATTCGTGGTGGAGAAGAACTCTTGCAGGAGCTTTTCCAGCCCCTGGGTTATGAAATCATTGCTACCCAGCATCCCCTGGACCCACATTTTCCGGAATGGGGCAATAGCCGCTACTTTACTGTTACCCTAAAGCATTCAATTACGCTCCAGACCTTACTCTCGCACCTATACGTTCTCATTCCTGTAATGGACAATGAAAAGCATTACTGGGTGAACGAAGAAGAGATCACAAAGCTGATGAATAAAGGGAAAGGTTGGCTGGAAGGGCATCCTGCCAGGGAAACCATTGTTCACAGGTATCTCCGTTATCAGCGCAAACTCTCCAACGAGGCATTGTCAGCCATGACTGTATTGGGGGATAGCCCGGTAACAGAAAAGGTAGAAAAACCCAAACTACATGACCTGCGGTTACAGGCAGTTGCTGACGAAATCGCGCGCTTGCAGGTGTCTTCTGTCATAGACCTGGGATGTGGGGAAGGACGGCTCATCAAAGTATTGCTGGAGAATAAGCAGCTGCAGCGTATCACGGGGATGGATGTATCCGCATATAGCCTGGAAGTAGCCGCCAGGAGACTTAAGCTGGACAAGATGATCGATAGCCAGCGTAAAAGGATTAACCTGATCCAGGGTTCGCTCACCTATAAAGACAGGCGCCTGCAAGGCTACGATGTGGCCGCACTGGTGGAAGTAATTGAACACCTGGATGAAGATCGCCTGCTGGTATTGGAGAAGAATGTGTTCAATGAGATCCAACCCGATACGGTAGTGCTCACGACTCCCAATAAGGAATGGAACATCACATTTACAGAAGATGAAAATAAGATGCGGCATTCCGATCACAGGTTCGAATGGACCCGTGCAGAGTTTAGTGCCTGGTGTGAGCACATCAGAGACGTATATAAATATGCTTATGAAATAAAGCCACTGGGTGAGGAGATGGAGGCGGTTGGCGCACCCAGCCAGATGGCTGTTTTTTCAAAACAATAG